The sequence TTTTTTATATAAAGAATTATTCAAATTCGTAAAGAGTAGTTGAAAGATAACGTTCCCCATTATCTGGTGCAAGAGCAAGAACTTTTTTACCACTTCCTAATTCTTTGGCTACCTCAATCGCAGCATAGATAGCAGCAGCACTTGAAATGCCTACTAAGAACCCTTCGGCCCCACCAATAGCTCGTGCAAGTTCGAAAGCTTCTTCTGAAGATACGCGACGAACACCATCATATGCGTTAGTATCTAAGGTATTTGGGATAAAGCCTGCTGAAATCCCTTGGATTTTATGTGGTCCAGGTTTTTCGCCAGAAAGGACTGCAGATTCATTGGCCTCAACGGCATAGACTTTGACAGCAGGATTATTCTTTTTCAAAGTATGAGAAATACCAGAAACAGTACCACCAGTACCAACACCTGCGACGAAAGCATCTAAACCATCTTTTCCAAAGGCATCAACGATTTCTTGTCCTGTTGTTCTTTCATGTACCTCTGGGTTAGCAGGGTTTTCAAATTGAAGAGGAAGGAAGCCGTTTCTTTCTGCAGCGATTGCTTCAGCTTTAGCGATGGCACCTTTCATTCCTTCACTTCCAGGAGTCAAAACGAGTTCAGCTCCATAGGCTTGGATGATTTTACGACGTTCCACACTCATGGTTTCAGGCATGACAATCACAACTTTATAGCCTTTAGCTGCACCAACCCATGACAAGCCAATTCCTGTGTTCCCACTAGTTGCTTCGACAATGGTATCACCTGGTTTGATCAAACCATCCGCTTCAGCTTTTTCAATCATGCTCAAAGCAATCCGGTCTTTAACAGATGATCCAGGATTGAAGGCTTCGAGTTTGACATAGACATCTGCAGCTCCTTCAGGAACAAGACGGTTCAATTTGACAATCGGAGTGTTCCCAATCAATTCTGTAATATTTTCATAAATAGCCATAATATACCTCAGTTCTAGGTTTTCTTGATACTAACAAGTATAGTCCCTTGTGGGAAGAATGTAAAATATAGAAATTTTATGGGTGTGATAAAAAAAAACTATCGTTGCCGATAGTATTTTTGATTAATTTTCTACAGAAAGTAGGGGTACTTCAACCTCACGAATTCCTTGATCTTCTATAAGGACTTTGCCATTGTAAAATTCGACTAAAGCTGCTGTGATAGAGCTTGTGTTATCTTTATCCACAAAAATAGTTGTCATCACCTGATCTGTGAACATCGGATCTTGTTCCGCCAATTGATTGTCTTTTAAGAAATTAGCAAACTCTTGGTATTGGGAATAAGAAAGTGTGATTCCAAGAACCACTTGCTCCTTGATTTCTACCAGTCCAATCTCTCGAACTGC comes from Streptococcus parasanguinis ATCC 15912 and encodes:
- the cysK gene encoding cysteine synthase A produces the protein MAIYENITELIGNTPIVKLNRLVPEGAADVYVKLEAFNPGSSVKDRIALSMIEKAEADGLIKPGDTIVEATSGNTGIGLSWVGAAKGYKVVIVMPETMSVERRKIIQAYGAELVLTPGSEGMKGAIAKAEAIAAERNGFLPLQFENPANPEVHERTTGQEIVDAFGKDGLDAFVAGVGTGGTVSGISHTLKKNNPAVKVYAVEANESAVLSGEKPGPHKIQGISAGFIPNTLDTNAYDGVRRVSSEEAFELARAIGGAEGFLVGISSAAAIYAAIEVAKELGSGKKVLALAPDNGERYLSTTLYEFE